The Hahella sp. HNIBRBA332 genome window below encodes:
- a CDS encoding glycosyltransferase family 2 protein: protein MQDLEDKCGFPLELVSGHGNVGYAKGNNIAIDDIESEYHLILNPDVILASDALTRGLRQLGGDASLSLVAPASYDFFGGPIQYICKRYPSLLVLFLRFIKSPWLDARFKRVLSEYEYRDEIDRGVTFSPEIVSGCFMLCRTSALKKVGGFDERFFLYFEDFDLSLRMGKVGKVVYLPEMKIQHYGGGAGRKGWKHVRMFIVSAAKFFHKHGLKWI from the coding sequence TTGCAAGACTTGGAGGACAAATGCGGTTTTCCATTGGAGCTCGTTTCCGGGCATGGCAATGTTGGATATGCCAAGGGAAATAACATTGCTATAGATGATATTGAGTCGGAATATCATCTCATTCTAAACCCTGATGTTATTTTGGCTTCTGATGCGCTGACTAGGGGCTTGAGGCAATTAGGTGGCGATGCCAGTTTGTCGCTAGTGGCTCCTGCATCGTATGATTTTTTTGGTGGACCCATACAGTACATATGTAAGCGTTACCCCTCCCTGCTGGTTCTTTTTCTCCGATTTATTAAATCACCATGGCTGGATGCCCGCTTTAAACGCGTTCTTTCAGAATATGAGTACAGGGACGAAATTGACCGGGGCGTCACCTTCTCTCCCGAGATAGTCAGCGGCTGTTTTATGTTATGTCGAACTTCAGCTTTGAAGAAAGTTGGCGGTTTTGACGAGCGCTTTTTTTTATATTTCGAGGACTTCGATCTCTCGCTGAGAATGGGGAAAGTTGGTAAAGTGGTTTATTTGCCGGAAATGAAAATTCAGCATTATGGGGGAGGCGCAGGGCGTAAAGGATGGAAACACGTTAGGATGTTTATCGTATCTGCTGCTAAATTTTTCCATAAGCACGGCCTAAAGTGGATCTGA
- a CDS encoding mannose-1-phosphate guanylyltransferase/mannose-6-phosphate isomerase: MLTAIILCGGSGTRLWPLSRETFPKQFLSLAADGSLLAETIARVAAVDSDAHLSVVSNEDHRFLVAATLQVQCPSTKKNIILEPCARNTAPAIALAALDALASDTQAVLLVLPADHVIRNVQAFADAVRTGEQAAAQGKLVTFGIVPDSPHTGYGYIKANVGDKDWAPVEQFVEKPDLDTAKSYVDSGNYFWNSGMFMFRADRYLEELKKFRADIYEACVNAYAGKSSDLDFVRVDKQAFSDCPDDSIDYAVMEKTSDAVVIPLDAGWSDVGSWSTLWEIQDKDAAGNVCRGDVITEDVEGSYIHSEGRLIAAIGLKNHVIVETDDVVLVADKERVQDVKKLVAQVKQQNRAEHRFHKKVHRPWGTYEGIAISDRFQVKRIVVNPGGTLSLQKHHHRAEHWVVVKGTASVTRGDEVMLLSEDQSTYIPLGVVHRLENPGVIPLELIEVQTGSYLGEDDIVRFEDTYGRS; encoded by the coding sequence ATGCTTACTGCGATCATTCTCTGCGGCGGCTCAGGCACGCGTCTTTGGCCATTATCCAGAGAGACTTTTCCAAAGCAGTTTTTAAGCCTGGCGGCTGACGGTAGTTTGTTGGCTGAGACAATCGCCCGGGTGGCGGCGGTTGATAGTGACGCTCATTTAAGCGTGGTCTCCAACGAAGATCATCGCTTCCTGGTGGCGGCTACATTGCAGGTGCAGTGTCCGTCCACAAAGAAAAATATCATTTTAGAACCTTGCGCCCGCAACACTGCGCCGGCTATCGCGCTGGCCGCGTTGGATGCTTTGGCGTCGGATACGCAAGCAGTGCTATTGGTATTGCCGGCGGATCATGTCATTCGTAATGTTCAGGCATTCGCCGATGCGGTGCGCACTGGCGAACAGGCGGCTGCGCAAGGGAAGTTAGTGACATTTGGTATTGTGCCGGATTCCCCTCATACGGGTTATGGGTATATCAAAGCGAATGTTGGCGATAAAGACTGGGCGCCGGTAGAGCAGTTTGTTGAAAAGCCGGACCTTGATACCGCCAAGAGCTACGTGGACTCCGGAAATTATTTCTGGAATAGCGGTATGTTCATGTTCCGTGCGGACCGTTATTTGGAAGAACTGAAAAAGTTCCGCGCGGACATTTATGAGGCTTGTGTTAATGCTTATGCTGGCAAATCCTCTGACTTGGACTTCGTGCGCGTGGATAAGCAGGCGTTCTCTGATTGTCCGGACGACTCCATTGATTATGCGGTGATGGAAAAGACGTCCGACGCAGTCGTGATTCCGCTGGATGCAGGATGGAGTGATGTCGGCTCTTGGTCCACTCTGTGGGAGATCCAGGATAAAGATGCAGCGGGCAATGTGTGTCGCGGCGATGTAATCACTGAAGATGTGGAAGGCTCTTATATTCATTCGGAAGGTCGCTTGATCGCGGCGATTGGTCTGAAAAATCACGTGATTGTCGAGACGGATGATGTGGTCCTGGTGGCGGACAAAGAGCGTGTGCAGGATGTTAAGAAGCTGGTGGCGCAGGTCAAACAGCAGAACCGTGCTGAGCACCGTTTCCACAAGAAGGTGCATCGCCCATGGGGGACTTACGAAGGCATCGCGATATCTGATCGCTTTCAGGTGAAGCGCATCGTGGTGAATCCTGGCGGTACGCTTTCCCTGCAGAAGCACCACCATCGTGCAGAGCACTGGGTGGTAGTGAAAGGAACCGCGAGCGTCACCCGCGGCGATGAAGTCATGCTACTGAGTGAAGATCAATCTACCTACATCCCATTGGGGGTTGTGCATCGCCTGGAGAATCCTGGGGTGATTCCACTCGAGCTCATCGAAGTGCAGACGGGAAGCTATCTGGGTGAGGATGACATCGTGCGTTTTGAGGATACATACGGACGATCATAA
- a CDS encoding metal ABC transporter substrate-binding protein yields the protein MQLIIRTLSHFFQALLILCLITLPAQAGDKIKVLTSIKPLSLIVNEAFGDAVQVDYLLPPMASPHMYQLKPSDARRLQAANVFLWVGPELERFLPKILEKYTRLEKVDALSHLESSHDTLLLEFNQSKHSDSHDHSHDGAHDPHIWLSANVAGAIALNLAETLSRLDPIGADYLALARKYQTRMRELTDASQLAAQQLSNRNLLTYHNGFNYFANELNLNIADVVALQPETSPGARHLSDIKAKAISLQACIVVEPQYRAAAVDRFFTIPNLAITEIDPMGSEYTMYSDYYRGMVKRVLECLNNR from the coding sequence ATGCAGTTAATTATTCGCACGCTGTCGCACTTTTTTCAGGCATTGCTAATACTCTGCCTAATCACGCTGCCCGCTCAGGCGGGAGATAAGATCAAAGTACTCACTTCAATTAAACCATTAAGCCTGATCGTCAACGAAGCCTTCGGCGACGCCGTGCAAGTAGACTATTTGCTTCCGCCAATGGCCAGCCCTCACATGTATCAGCTCAAACCAAGCGATGCGCGCCGCCTGCAAGCGGCGAATGTATTCCTATGGGTCGGGCCGGAGCTGGAGCGATTCCTTCCGAAAATCCTGGAGAAATACACACGCCTGGAGAAAGTGGACGCCCTCAGTCATCTGGAGAGCAGCCATGATACTCTACTGCTGGAGTTCAACCAGTCAAAACACAGCGACTCGCATGATCACAGCCACGATGGAGCGCACGACCCTCATATCTGGCTGAGCGCGAATGTGGCCGGGGCCATCGCCTTAAATTTGGCTGAGACGCTCTCCCGGTTAGACCCTATCGGCGCCGATTATCTGGCGCTGGCCAGAAAATATCAGACGCGGATGCGAGAGCTGACGGACGCGTCGCAGCTGGCTGCTCAGCAGCTCAGTAACAGAAACTTGCTTACTTACCACAACGGGTTTAACTATTTCGCCAATGAGTTAAATCTGAATATCGCGGATGTCGTAGCGCTACAACCTGAGACCTCTCCCGGGGCCCGCCATCTCTCGGATATCAAGGCCAAAGCTATTTCTTTACAAGCCTGTATCGTGGTCGAGCCACAATATCGAGCCGCCGCCGTAGACCGCTTTTTCACGATCCCCAACTTGGCGATCACAGAAATAGACCCAATGGGAAGCGAATACACAATGTACTCAGACTACTATCGTGGAATGGTGAAAAGAGTATTGGAGTGCCTGAACAACCGCTGA
- a CDS encoding PilZ domain-containing protein, whose product MPPKFGARSGILTLTIKDKAVLYAAYMPFVRNGGLFIPTSKNYQLGDEVFLLLNLMDEPEKIPVAGKVVWVTPKGAQGNRAAGIGVQFNSDDETAKNKIETYLAGALNSDRPTHTM is encoded by the coding sequence ATGCCTCCAAAATTTGGTGCTCGCAGTGGCATATTGACGTTAACCATAAAAGACAAAGCAGTGCTCTATGCTGCTTACATGCCTTTTGTTCGTAATGGCGGACTATTTATTCCTACCTCCAAGAACTATCAATTGGGCGATGAGGTCTTTCTGTTGTTGAATCTGATGGACGAACCGGAAAAAATTCCGGTGGCGGGTAAAGTGGTCTGGGTGACGCCTAAAGGCGCACAAGGCAACCGCGCAGCCGGCATTGGCGTGCAGTTTAACAGCGATGACGAGACAGCGAAGAACAAGATTGAGACCTATCTTGCCGGAGCGTTGAACTCCGATCGCCCGACGCATACTATGTGA
- a CDS encoding TatD family hydrolase — protein MMLIDSHCHLDRIDLSQAGGDLTVALNQARARGVSGFLCVDIDLDNFEDVYRIAQTYGDVWCSAGVHPLAKMSAADLHPDHLTQLAMTGDKVVAVGECGLDYYYDQDSKANQQEMFEKQLSVACEIGKPVIVHTREARVDTLYLLKKYSAKGLQGVLHCFTESWDMAKAALDLDFYISFSGIITFRNAEELREVVKQTPIERLLVETDSPYLAPVPYRGKSNQPQWVVEVAQCVADLKGLSLDDTAQATTANFHRLFKTQQSAGSS, from the coding sequence ATGATGTTGATAGATTCCCATTGTCACTTGGATCGTATTGATCTGTCCCAGGCCGGCGGCGATTTAACCGTCGCTTTGAACCAGGCGCGAGCGCGTGGTGTTTCCGGTTTCCTTTGCGTTGATATCGACTTGGATAATTTCGAGGATGTCTACCGTATCGCTCAAACCTACGGCGACGTTTGGTGCTCGGCAGGCGTACATCCTCTGGCTAAAATGAGCGCGGCGGATTTACATCCTGATCATCTTACGCAGCTGGCTATGACTGGAGATAAGGTTGTCGCAGTAGGGGAATGTGGACTGGATTACTATTACGATCAGGACAGCAAAGCCAATCAGCAGGAGATGTTCGAAAAACAATTGAGCGTGGCTTGCGAAATCGGCAAACCGGTCATCGTGCACACCCGAGAGGCGCGGGTGGATACGCTTTACTTGTTGAAAAAATACTCAGCGAAAGGTTTGCAGGGCGTCTTGCATTGCTTCACGGAAAGCTGGGATATGGCGAAAGCGGCGTTGGACCTGGACTTTTATATTTCGTTTTCCGGCATCATCACCTTTCGCAATGCGGAAGAATTACGGGAAGTGGTCAAGCAGACGCCGATAGAACGCTTGTTGGTGGAGACGGATTCCCCTTATCTGGCGCCCGTTCCTTATCGAGGCAAGAGCAATCAGCCTCAGTGGGTGGTGGAAGTCGCGCAGTGCGTGGCGGATTTGAAGGGGCTGTCTTTGGATGACACGGCGCAGGCCACTACCGCCAACTTTCATCGCCTGTTCAAAACGCAGCAGAGTGCAGGGAGCAGCTGA
- a CDS encoding alpha/beta hydrolase: protein MDELALQLPHLKLAALRWGEGRPNKILALHGWLDNAASFSFLGPRLAAVGYEVVAVDLPGHGYSQHRPSGASYHLLDYLHDVDQALISLGWSRPILLGHSLGAVISSLYAAAAQDRIARLILVEALGPVAATPNEVPANLSKALAKTRTKSGQKKVYYTIEKLVEDRQRGFGGLSAEASRILVERNIQPVKDGWVWRTDARLRWPSYLRFSEEQVKAYLSSIMTPTLLVAGDKGFISLDPEKNARIAALAAARKETLRGGHHLHMDGDVDGLAQIIDDFLR, encoded by the coding sequence ATGGATGAATTGGCCCTGCAACTTCCTCACCTGAAATTGGCGGCGTTACGTTGGGGAGAGGGGCGGCCGAATAAAATTCTGGCGCTGCATGGGTGGCTGGACAACGCGGCTTCATTTTCTTTTTTAGGACCACGCTTGGCGGCGGTTGGCTATGAAGTTGTCGCCGTGGATTTGCCCGGGCATGGTTACAGTCAGCATCGACCATCTGGAGCTAGCTACCATTTGCTGGACTACCTCCATGATGTGGATCAGGCCCTTATCTCTCTAGGATGGAGTCGACCGATTCTGCTAGGGCATTCATTAGGCGCTGTGATCAGTTCATTGTATGCAGCGGCGGCCCAGGACCGCATAGCCCGGCTGATATTGGTTGAGGCGTTGGGGCCGGTCGCTGCGACTCCCAATGAAGTTCCTGCGAACCTGAGTAAAGCCTTGGCCAAAACCCGCACCAAATCAGGTCAGAAAAAGGTCTATTATACCATTGAGAAATTGGTGGAAGACCGACAGCGTGGCTTTGGCGGACTCTCGGCGGAGGCTTCTCGCATTCTGGTGGAGCGCAACATTCAGCCGGTGAAAGACGGCTGGGTATGGCGTACGGACGCGCGCTTGCGCTGGCCGTCATATTTGCGCTTCAGTGAAGAGCAGGTGAAGGCCTATCTAAGTTCGATTATGACGCCGACCCTATTAGTGGCCGGAGACAAGGGTTTTATCTCGCTTGATCCCGAGAAAAACGCCCGGATAGCCGCCCTGGCTGCGGCGCGAAAAGAAACGCTGCGTGGCGGCCATCACTTGCATATGGATGGAGATGTCGACGGTCTTGCGCAAATTATCGATGATTTTTTGCGCTGA